TGCACTCCAGTTCATCGGTTGGCAGCACGGAGGCAATGCAGGCCAAAGGAGGGGCACGCCCTGCTTGCTGTGAGCTGTGCTGTCTGCGTTTCGGCCTTCCTGGAAGCTACCGAGGATGAGAGTCCTACTCATGTCTGATATTCATGGTGATTCGTTTCTTGCTGGCCGATCGAACCCATATATACGATAGTACTACAGTGGAGTATATATCTTGTGTTTTTAAGTTTGACAAGTCTCTCTTTTAAACACCAGAGATACAGTAGGTCGTAGCGCTATCTTAGATTTCCTTTCAGCGTGTGTTGAAGTGTGTGGCTTATTGATCCCACATGTGAACAGTCTCAGGGAGACAGATGTTCTGTTCTTGCCAAGGCAGCAATGCATATCCGTCTCTGCTTGCTGATTGCTGCTCTCATCAGGTAGCTGTCGTCCAATGATTCGTTCATCCCAATCGGCCACTCGTAATTCGTGGACACCAGATCGTCTGAGCTTAGCTAGAATCGGATGACCGGATTCTGTTGCCTAACTACTCGTCCCACTACAGCTTGCTGTTGCCAGGGCATCATGGACTCATGGTCAATACTATGTCATTGAACCGATTATTTAGTTGCACGTTTTTATGGTGAcaagaaacaagcaaataaaaagATGAAATTCTATGCAATTAAGGCCTCTCCTTAGATTAACGACCAATCGAAAGGATctcaaagcaaagcaaagcaaaatatCCTCCATCACATTTTGCTATGGATCTTTATTTCATTGGGGGTTCCACTCTGATTTCACTCCTGTTTCACAATAATTTCATATTTAGTTAGGTTTTACTTAGATTCCGGACATGTTTCGCTACAATGCCACATTTCATTGCCGTTTCACTTCTGACTCAAATTTCACTCCGGTTTCATTACTATCATTTTTGAAGGACATGGACGAATTAAGAACAATACCCCCAGCGTCTTCTTGACTCTGGTACTTATGAAGTCCTGGTACCTCGCCTTCTCCCAACCGGCGCAGCACTGCAGCACTCCGGCAGGCCTTGCGACACCCTAGAAATTCTGGgctactccatctccctccgattctaaattattgttaaaatgttacatgtatctagacgttttttaaaaatagatgcatccatattttagcaaatttaagtcaagaatttGAGTCaagtatcttttttttgtttttggaagaAATTCTGAGTTATCAGCAATCACCGTAGAACCAGCAAGGGCAGCAACACAAGCAGTAGTTTCAGGAAATGATCGGCCATCTTCTCTTAGCTGCTATTTTCGCAAGCACTACCAAGTCTGCATAAGACATAGTACTCgttccgatccatattaattgtcgaaatattacattatatctagatgttttttagacgtatatgcatccatatttggacaaatttgagacaattaatataaatcagagggagtagaaaatatGTATGTGTACAACATTCATGGTTGCTGCCGTCGATTATGTTACCATCTCCCTCTCAAAGAAATAGTAAAAGCAATCTGGCATAGCATATAGCAACATCGATAATGTAGTGAAGTAACCTGCTGAATAATAAAAAAGATCAACCTACTCTTGAGAAGGTTTCTGAATCTGAGAAGCGAAATGCAGTAGCAAGTAGCATTGGGGTAAGCAAACTATGTCCATCTCCAAGGCACGCACGCCTGCGACGAGTCCTTGCAGCCAGTATTTCCATTTTTCACCAGCCTAGTAAAGTATAGCTAGCACAGGGCAGCAGTTCTTGTCCAGTTAACCAGAAATCAGCATCACCATCTTCAGAACATAAATTTTCAatgagaaagagaagaaattgTTGGATAGCATAGCAGCCCATACATTTTGTCATCTATCTCACTTTATAATTTACAAATTGCTCTTAGAAGCGTTGGGAGCAGGTTGTGCTGTCGTTGGGGAAGGCAGAGTTATACTTGCGATTCAATGTCGTTTACTACCCTGTTGTCACTGTGGCGACGCCCAAAGCCAAGGGCTGAAGAACTTGTCGAACCACCATCTATCTCAGCTTTGCAGAGGGGGCACAGGGCATTTATCTTGAGCCATTTATCTACGCATTCTTTGTGGAAGAAGTGTGTGCAAGGAAGCTCTCGGAGATCATCATTGTTCACGTACCTTGCCAAGCAGATGCAGCAAACCTGCAGATGAAAGGATGAGCCTCAGGTTCTAAGTTAAGAGCAACAGTTAATAGAGTTGCCAAGTATATAGGAGTGTGGGAAGAAAAACTCACAGCATCCTCAGCAGAAACAATACGCTCCTTGTCTGTTCCAGCAGCCAGGATCCCACCACCTTCACTGCCCTCACCATTACGAGCCTTCTTCAATTTGAACTTGTATGTCCTCAGGGCATTGATTGCTTCTGCAGTAGCACCTTTGTTTTGGTTTAGATCTTCACGAAAGCTCATTAAGGAGATTATGCAGGGTAGACAACAGCATATCAATGCGCAGAGAATGAAAGGCATAGCATAGCCAATGCAGCTGAATGTGAGGAAGGCTATACACAACCTGGAAAAAAGCTATTACACTGATGAAACATATAAACGAGTTGAGTTCCAAAGATAATACAGCACAGAAAGCTAGCGTCCTACCTGTACAAGTTAGGTGCGTCATGAGAAGAAGAATGTCCACCAAATATccacacattccccacaacaAACCACACAGCGAAAAAACAGTCCAGGGCCATCCTGAAGTGATCAGCATAAGCTTGGACCCTATAACAAATATTCAGAGTGCAACTCAGTAAATAGATCAGAGTCTGGACTCCAAAAGAGTTAGCCAAAAAAATGTTAAGAATACTTCAGACTCTAATGCCCAGAACAGTAAAGTTTCTCATATATTGCAGTGATCAGATTTTTCTCACATTAGCACAGAAATGTGACAAATAGAGGTTTAATGCAATTTGCCGGCATGTCATGCAGACATAAACACTGGACATGTGCAGACAGCAGGCATATAAATTTCGTAAGAGCAGACTGAAGACTATGTTaatccctccgacccatatgaCTTGTCTCAAagttgcccaaatatggatgtatctatgtaaaaagcgtctagggtacatgtaatatttcgacaagtaatatggatcggacgGAGTACCTTGGATTTCTGGTGATGGTGTTGTTTTGTGAGACTCCATTTGTGCCAGTTACATGGCCAGCTTCAGATATACGAGAGGCTGAACTTTCTGTGAAAGAATTGGCCTCAGGGATGCTGTTCGGTGGGAAGTTCTGACTTGCTGATTCTTGCCCAGTGGTCAGGCGGTTGCGATGGATATAGCGCCAgtaaagaagaggaagagtaGCAATACAACCTACTGTGTAACCAATGACCCACTCAAACAATGGAGCATGTGGATGTTCATTCCTTGATAATGATAGAACAGAGATAGCCGCTATAATCTGGCTAACTGTTACAATAAGCTCAACTGAAATCCAGCAACTAGAATTCAAAGGACTTTGCTGACGACGGACACGATTATCACCTCTTCTTGCTAGAGGAGCATTCTGAGAGTTAGATGGAGTAGTTGTTTCCTGCAAATTTTCTGAGTTACGAGGCAGTCGATCCAATCCACTGTTATTATCCCGACTAGATGTTGATGAAGAAGCGTCGTCATCCCTTGGGCTGTCAATTGCAATCTCGCGATGAGAAGTATTTTCCAGGTGGTCCATCAGTAAAGGGTGATTATCTGTTGGACTGCCTGTTTCTGATTCAACAGGAGGAGCAGCCATCCGCAGAAGATTGCATAGGAAACCAGCGTTGCACTTCCTAGAAATACAGCTGCCTGATCTTCGATAAATGAAGTTCCCTATGTGAAAATGCACTTAATCCAAGGCAAGGTACTTCGATTTCGTTTTTCCTACACCACCAGACctgaaagaaaatgaatacACCAATTAGCTATTTAAATAACTCTTAAAGTACGGAGGTTTGAAGGCTGTATACAACATTCAAAAAAAGGGTAATACACGTCTCATGTTCCACTCAACTTAAAACTAACAAGGAATTAAATGTGCAATTTTATGTCTCCGGTTATTGTTGTCTACAGCCACCATATGACAAGTATAAGGGAGAATAAACTGGTCATTCATGTTAGCAGTTTGGCTGACATGCATAGTTGTCCCTTTGTCACTCGTCAGATAAGCGGGAATGAATAACCAGTCTAGTAATAAAGACCCAACATGCTTCTCTGAAAAAAAAGGCTCAGAGGATTATATCCAATCATACAAACTTCCAATGGGATTCAATAGAAGGGCTTAATTTGTTTGTAAACATGATGGCATGCAAGTACGTGTACAGATGTGAGCACTAGCATCAGAGTTAGTATGCATGATCTGCTTAGAAACATCACATCTAACCATTGCAGAATATCTTCTTCTGTGGGGTcaccaatacatgcatataCAATTCCCACTGCAGTTTCAATTTCATGCTCAAATCTGGAAACGGACAGAGACCAAGTTTGAAAACCTGTCTggacaaaaaaatattgcGCTAATTCGACGACAAATGAAGCAGCTAACCAATAAGACAAGCTTATCCAGACCTACATATGCGCTGTGAGCCCATGTAACACATTTGGTTAATAAAGGATTGCTCAAAACCAgttgaacaaaaaaattatatagcACTATGGCTGAGATCATGTTCAATGAAGAAATAAGAATTAGCACTGCGTAGACAGTTTTGGCCAGGTTGACTTCAACCCATACATGAACACCCCTTGGTTAAGATATGTCAAATTCGACCAAATACACATGAAATCTAACCAGACATGTCCACTAAT
The Brachypodium distachyon strain Bd21 chromosome 2, Brachypodium_distachyon_v3.0, whole genome shotgun sequence genome window above contains:
- the LOC100841221 gene encoding E3 ubiquitin-protein ligase At1g63170; the encoded protein is MAAPPVESETGSPTDNHPLLMDHLENTSHREIAIDSPRDDDASSSTSSRDNNSGLDRLPRNSENLQETTTPSNSQNAPLARRGDNRVRRQQSPLNSSCWISVELIVTVSQIIAAISVLSLSRNEHPHAPLFEWVIGYTVGCIATLPLLYWRYIHRNRLTTGQESASQNFPPNSIPEANSFTESSASRISEAGHVTGTNGVSQNNTITRNPRVQAYADHFRMALDCFFAVWFVVGNVWIFGGHSSSHDAPNLYRLCIAFLTFSCIGYAMPFILCALICCCLPCIISLMSFREDLNQNKGATAEAINALRTYKFKLKKARNGEGSEGGGILAAGTDKERIVSAEDAVCCICLARYVNNDDLRELPCTHFFHKECVDKWLKINALCPLCKAEIDGGSTSSSALGFGRRHSDNRVVNDIESQV